The genomic DNA CGCTCTTAATATCCACAATGCAGTACCTATAAGGCACTACCCAAAGGGGCATGGCAGGTTGCCCCTCTGCTTGCGGAAACAGCATTCAACCTAGGAGAAATGATCTGCTGGTATCGAATTTGCCAGTCAAAAAATCCGAGAAATCAGGAAAGAAAAAATCAACTAATAATCTCGTCAAAACAATTCAAAAGTATCGAATCTTAAACAAGCGAATAGGTCATCTCATGTCTGGATCAGTAGAGCTTACGAAAGAAGAATTATTTTCCCTAGTTGAAAAAGCGGTCAAGCCACAGTTCTTTTTTCTCACATTTAGTTTCGTTGTGCTCTTCGACGCTTCGCTAGTACGTTTTCACCACACCGGACTCTTTGAACTCGGCACTTCGAACCTGAGCACTTCAACCGTTGGAATCCACTTGATTCTGACCTTCCTGGTCTTTTCAGGTTTGGCTTCAATGATTCTTCCTTTTTTATACATAGCATCGATCCAACTCTATATCCCCACGATCTATACTTTCCTTCTTTGGTTGAAGCAGAAGATCGAACCGGACAATGAGCCTATACACTATACAGGGCCAAAAAGACGCGAACGTGACCGTGTACGTCCATGGGAGCTGCGAGAGGAAGCACACAAAACACAAAGCGACTTCCTCATTCAGCTCTATAACGCCTATGACACGATTCGAAACCAAGAGCAAATGAACCAACGAAGAGTCGATTTTTTTGCATTTTGTGCACTGTGCTTTCTCATACTGAATTGCTGCCTACCTAGCTCACCCCAAGCGCAGACCTTGGCCCAGATGAGCATTACATACTTTTCAACGACTACACACATTTGGCTAAGCCTATCTGGTTTAGCCATCATGGCATTCCATTCGTTGCACGATGACACCTACGAAAAACGATGGATCTATTGCCCGCCATTGCATAACGCCCTTGAAGACAAAGACGAAGAAAAACGCAAACAGGAACGTCAGTTCCAGGAAGAAATCAGAATTCGCAGTGAAATCAGCAGAAGACGCCGCGAGGAGACACTGGAGTAGTTGAACAGAGTTTGACAGTTCAAAACATAAGCCGTCCAGGCGGCTTATGTCTGCCGCGGCCCGATTTTCTATAAACATAAATGATGTCGGGCCTCTTCAGCGTCGAACGGAGAATTTTTTTGACAACAAACAAAAGCGACGCTGGCTGAACCACCCAAAAACCGAGTTGGGTGGACTCACGCCACTGCAATTCGCGCCAAGCGAGTCCGGGCACGCATTCGTCAAAGATGCACTGGAGATAATCAATCAAGGATACACCTATTAGTCAGAGTCCTATCGATGTAGATGGCCGATGCTGCTAGTTATCCAGGGGCTTGAATTTGGATGCTGTAGAGAACTGAAAAAATCGGCGGAAATCTGTACTCCGAACTAACAGGCAGGTGACGCTTGCAATTATCTGCCAGCTAGCCACTTCGACTTTCAAGAAAGTTCAAAAATCGAAAAAGAACATCCGCTACCTTTTTGCCAACGAAAAACGTCCCTGACTGTTATTACTTGTAAAATAATTACCCCTCAATATATCACCTTCATGACCATAAAGCTTTAGAATGGAAGCCCCCTCATAGCCACTTCCAACCACACCTTTTGAAACCTTAGGAACTACTCTATAGAAATAATAAAGAACAGGACGCGCCGAGTTAATATCCTTGATAGTTTTCACTGCAAGCGTTTCGGAGTCGGAACTTTCAGAGTGAACCTCCATACTTACTGAAAACAAGCTTTGCTTGATCGTCGCAACTGCTTTTGCCGAGCCCTCTGTGCCATCCCACACGTAAGCAATATCCATATCCCACATACCATTCAAATCAGGAAAGACCCAGTCATTAAGAACTGGAAAGAGCCCCCACAATTTTCTCCACAGAAAACTACCAAGTACGAACAGTGAAACCTCTAGCACTACCGCTCCACCTCCCACGACCCTGAGAGCTTGCTGAAGCGTAACCTCGACACCACAGAGAAACAAAATAAAAACCAATAATGTAACGAAAGCCGCATATATCTTAGCAACCAAAACCATTGCTTTTAACGGAGACAAAGTAGAAAACATTTACACTCCTTGAAAAAAAACCTCATTGCCTTTCTCAAACACGGCCACTCCCAGCCTCGGTGTGGAAACGCCAGTAAATATTACACCTGGCAGACACGAGCCAAATAGAGCTGCTAAATAGCGCCCTCCGAACGCGCGGCTTCGATTTGGCAAAACACCTGAAGGGATCGGAGGAGAGAAATACTGCGCTAATAAAATAATCTTTAGATCAGCGCTCAAAACATGAAAACCATCATGTAAATCGTTATCAGCATGTGATATCTCCGCCAATAGATGTGCAGTATCCAACGTACTATTTACTGTCGCGTTAACACGCATAGGGAATGCAGGTAGAATGGCATCGTCCTCCATCACGATTACCCCCGCCCCAGAAAAATCTTCTCCTGAAAGGGCTGCCACATCTACGAGCAGATCGGCCAATCGCTGCAACGTCACGTTGTTGCCAGCCGAATTAACGTCATAAAAAACACACCTTGGCTTGATTTTTGGTCTGACTGAGGCATTCAACATCTGAATGCCCCGCTAGCATAGCGGCTCGGCCGCGCTTTAGAAAATATCCCCTGGTGCTAACGATTGGAGAAAAATTAAAGGAGCGGTCCATCTCGGACACGTCACTCGTCTCAACGCCTCAAGTGCGCATGCTCAAGAGGATGGCGCTTACCTGTGGGCGACATGTATTCCACATGCAGATCTTCCCAGCCAACGATAAGGGCCAGGAGAGGCCTTCCGTCGACACGGTCAGCAGCTAAAATTTGCCACTCCTTCAGGTCAATTGACGACGGTGTTGGGCGGCCTTGCGGATGGATATGCCACTCCCCGATGTACCTCACAAGGCCATTGCTCTCCTTCCAACGTTTCATGGCCAATTTATGGTGGAAATAGGGCATTCGCTCAAAAAAAAATCTGAAGCGCCTGTCCCAAAACGAGGGCTCAGTCGCTTCAATGATCTCCAGATGCTCACCGCGAACATGACCAAGCAATATCCCACCAGCCTCCGTCGAGTCGACTCCTTCCTGGATGTAGCGACTGAAGACCTCTAGGGGTTGCTCACGCAGATACACCATCTGCTGGGTACCAGGCACAACCCAAGTCGTTACGAACGGCATGCTGGACATCCCATATGTGGCAATGGTGAGCAGTCTGGGGTTGCCGGCTCATAGGTATAATCCGTCAGGCGAGTCGTGAGGGTGGGCCAAGGCTTGTCTGCGACCCACGCCAGAGCAGTATCCATTGCCAACGCTGCTGCTTGGATGGAGACCGATGCAGGGAATGGTACGTATAACCCTTCACACCCCTGCCCTGCGAAAATGGGCTCTACACCGCCGACGACCGATAGCAACTCACCTTGGCTATTTGCTTCCGTCAGGCACCGATAACAACCTTGCTCTGCGCGGTGTTTGATCAGCGAACGCACAGCGACACCAGCTCCCTCGATCCAGATATGCAAGGTTGGACAGGGTGAAGCTTTAGCAAGCCAGTGGCCGAAGGCCTCTTCTCCGGTAGCATCAATGATGAGATCCAAGTCAGCCAAATTTACGTCCTTGGCGTCGTTGTTATACCCGCGTACCTGGGCACTCGGCAGGACAATTTTGAGCTCATCCGCAAGCGCTTTTGCTTTGGGTTTGAAGAGGTAGTTGAAGCCTAATCGGTGGCGCCCTAGGTTCTGTGGCATCACCAGATCGTCATCGACCAACAGCAACTCACCCCCACCTGTTCCGGCACCGGCTTTGATGAGCATTTCGCCAAGAAACCCGCCGATGGTGCCGCACCCGATCAAACCGATGCGCTTACCGGCGAGGGTTGTACGCCCCGGAATGTTGCGCTCCGCCAGGTATTTATCATCGAGCCGAAGCATCTGCACCGGCTCAATCGGGCAGTCGAAAATGGGTATGCGCTGATCACAAGCACGGTGGTCACTTGGACGGTTGCGCTGAAGCTCATGCACGATAAAACCGTAGCTGTATCCCGTCTTCTCAGACTCGATGACGATGAGTAGGCCCGGTGCTTTATCGCGGTACGCTGCGATGATTTTGTCGCGAATCTTGCGCCGGCAGGCTTCATCCATCTCGTGTTGCCAGTCGAGAATCTGGCTGACCGTTTTCGGTGGCCAGTTTTCCTGCAGCGGTCTCGGTGCTGCGCTGGATGTAATCAGCGCTATCTGGGAGATGAACTCATCAATGTTGCGCCCTGGGCGTGCAAACTTGGCACGACTGCGATCAACATCGTCAGTGAGCACGAACATCTTGTTGTCGGATAGCTGAAGCAACTCAGCCCGGCCAGACGTACGTCTTTCGATGTCATGGAAGCAGTAGATACCGTCCCAGTAGACGAAGAACTCTTCCTGGAGATCTTCTTTCATCTTCCCCGCGAGCAGCTGCTCCAGAACCTCTGCGGCCTGAAGCAAGGATGTCCGGATTTGTCCAACAGGATCGTAGATATCAATCACCTGTGTCCCGGGCGCGGCGTAGCATAGATACCCATCCGGCCCAAGGTGCGGCACCAGCCGTGGAAGCGACCTAGGTAGCTTGGTGACCCACAGCTTCAGAGGCCGTTCGAATGAATGGTCTATCCACACTTCGCACGGCACATTGCCTTGAGTAGTGGTCGACAATTTTCCAGTCATCACAAGCCAGGCTGCACGGGGCTGGGGTTCCATTTTGGTGAACCCCCAGGCCGTCATGTGACGCAACACCTCCTGCATGGCACTCATGGCTCAACCTGCCTTGGTGCGTTTCACAGGCTCTGCAGGGCCAGCCAAGGGCGCGATCGCAGCCATTGATGCCGGCATGCCCTCAGGGGTCGACTTCATGCGGTGAGGGGCGTAAGGGAAACGGTCACCCAGCATCTTATGCAACCAGTTATTGGCGGTAGTGGCATCAGTTGCATTGATGGCGCCTTCCAGGTGCCGGGCGAACTCTTCGAAAAATTCCACTGCGTCAGCAATGGCCTCTTTGGGCATGTGTGCAGTGAGCGATGCGGTGGAATCGATGGGGCTGGCGACACCGTTGCGCAGAGCGGCCGGAATGCCCTTCACCACATTTAGCAGCGAGCGGTCATCGCGCTTGTCGAAGGACTCGAACAGTGGGCAGGCTGCGGCCATGAGGAGGATCGAACTCGGCCCCTTCTCTTCCCACTGCTTGTCCCGGAATGCCTTCAGGTACCGCACGACGCGGATCAACTGATCACCCTTTTCCAAGCACTCGCGCTTGAACCAATTTTTCATTGCCATGGGGTCAGACTTACGCCAACCCTGCTTGCGGTCAGCTAGCAGGATTTTGTCCGAAGGCAGGGTCTTCCAGCTATCGCGCTCGGAATTGATCGCGCTATCGAAAACCGCATGCCCGCGGCTCTCCATGTTGGCCTTGATCTGCTGGAACAGCGTGTCGGGGATCACGTACAGCGGTAGGTCGATGTGCGCGTAAGGCGAGATGGTTACGCGAACGCAGGTGTCCTTGCTCTCGGTATGCCAGCCCCGCTCAGCGCACATAGGTCGAAGCACGTCCAGGACTGCATCAAAGAACAATGCGATTGCAAGCTTAGGGCTGCTCTCCTCACGCATAACACTAAGAGGCAGGTAAACGCCGTCATCGATATCTGATTGCTGAGGAGGGGTCGTGCAAGGGCTGTTCAGGGTTTTGTAAGCACGCGAACCCTGGATGTAAAACCGGGGTTCACAGATATCGCCTTCCAGGCCTTTACCGCGAAGATCGGCCTTCAAGGCTTCCCGGATGTCTTTCCGGGCATTATCAATGCGGGATAGTTCTTCGGGTGCCAGGTCAAGCTGGTCAAGGAAGCATGCTTCCCCAGTAGTAGTGAACAGCAAAGGACTAAAATTGGGCATAAAGCCTCCGCTCAGTCGCTAAATGAACGGTGCCTCCAGCAACTGCTGACCTTCACATCGAGATTACCGAGCGCTCATGCGCCCCTGAATCTCGTCACTGCCACCCTACGCCAACCACGTATTTCCAAAGGGTGCAGTCCTTCCCGGTTTGTCAGCTACCATGCTCGATGACACGTGTGAGATGACATAGTGCCATGCCACAACATGTAGATCAACAGATAATACATAGCACTACATATAGTGTTATAGCGGTTGCAAACCGCGTAACTCATGGAAAGGGTTAGGCTGATTTAGCTCTTGTGAAGGTGACCTGCCCCGCGGTGTTGAGGCCTTCAGTCCATTTGCGATCGGTGAAGTACGTGCCTTCCATGTAGAGTTCATCACCCGACTCTTTCACGAAAACCCGCGCAGCACCGGTATGCGTGTTCGTATCAGTCGCCACAGGGATCTGGGTGAAGTTGACGAACATGTAGTTCAGTTCAAGTAGACCCGTCTGATCGCTGGACCGCACCGAGACGCTGATGGTCTTCGACTCGGAATACCTATCAGCAGACGTGAATTCCATCTTGACGCTGAACAGTCGCGCATAGATTTTGACCTTGCCGGGCACGCTGATGAGCGAAGTCCCAGCGCCCTGTCCCAGCCATTTTTGCTTGATCCCCCAATTGGATTTTAGCTGCATGTCCCAGTCTCCTTCGATGGGGGGAAGGTACTTGCGAACAAGGGGCACCCGACACAGCCAAACGAACAGAGGGCTTTGACCCAGCACCCAGAAAACGCTGGCGCCGATCGTGACCGCTGAGGAGATCGGTCGACCGAGATCAATCAGCGGCCCAGTGACCAGCACAGAGATGTCCTTATAGTGCATGACCAGAAAAACTAGCACGCACGTGCTAGCAAAATACCCAAGGGTCTTGGTGATCCCTATGACTTGGTACATTCCTTACCTCGATGTCGGCTGGCTTACGTCCTACCCCCATACGCACGTCGTAATGGAGTACATGACAATCAAAATGCGCGTGTCAATCATTAATATAAAAAACCACCACGACACATCATCAGGCGCGCTTGCGGCCCGAAAAGTCTGCCTGGTTCTGTCTGAAAAAAATTGTCGCAGACACCGCGTAACACAAGCCAGCGAGACCATCGCGCCATAACTTTTTGCGAGCTTGTCGAAGCGTGTCACGACTCGACGGTTCTCCTTCAGCCAGCCGAACATACGCTCGATCATATTACGTTACTGGTATTTGAGACGATCAAACAGTATCGAGTTTGATCGAGAACCATGGAGGTCAATCGAGGAAGTGTCGCCCAAGCTGCTGTTAATTGGCTTCACATGCTCAGATGCTGGAGCGTGGCCAAGGGGAGCTATCAACAGCATGCCAGTTCAAGGGTGGTATCGAACCTGGCCTACCATCTGACAACAGCATGCTGACGATCAGGGCCCCAGGCTCGCGTTCAGGCTGTACCGACCTGCAGGCTGCCCCCCCCAATCCTGGGTGTCGATGCACAGCGATAACCGATCAACCTCTACCCCCAGACTACACATACCAGCCCCCGAGATCGTGACCGCAACGCCGCAAAGTGAGGCTCCGAGCGTCATTCGCCATTTGCGGAAAAGTAGGCGGCCTTTCGCTCCGGCGTGACGCTCGGCAAAAGCTCTTCGACGGGCGAGAATTTGGCACTGAAAACCCCGTTGACCATCACGAACTCGGACGGCCTGATTCCCGCCCAGAAGAGCACGAGATCCTTGTCCCCAGTGCAGAGAAGAATCTCCTCATCCGGGAACGCTGCAAACAGGTGCATCAGTACCTCAAGCGATCGAAGGTCGGCCAAGGCGTTGTACGCATCCTCAACCGTGTACTTACTTACGTTAAACTTGAGCAGACCTTTGGCCGGACTCTTGCCGTTTGGCACACATACAACACTCAAAGCAGCCAGCACCACAAGTGACAGAGCAGGAACGCTACATGCTTTGGCGGTGGATAACACATCATCCCAGACCTCCGTCACACGTCGCGCGGCTATCGGAGCCCGTAGTTTCGGCGCCAAACACATCAGAAAGTCCTGCTTACGCGCCATGCCCGCTTCACTGTCGCGAATGAGGCCCCTTACACCCTCCAGACAACCCCGCCCGCTCGGTACTATCTGAGCCAATGGCAATGCCGCGTTTATGATCTCAGTTGCGACGTCGAACTGCTGTTCGATGCTTGCATAGTCGGGATTTTTTTTGAGGTTACCCTCAAGCACATACAGCAAAGGATTGATTCGAACCGGTCGCCCGGTGAGGAAATCAAGGAAGTCCTTGTCCTCCAACTTTGTTTTTTCCCCAGCACGAAACCTGCCGGCAAGCTCAGTGAAAACGCATCTGTCGGGAAGCACAATCATCGAATCCTTGAACGCGATGCCGGAAGGGAGCCAGCCATCTCGCACCAACCCAAGTGTCCTTGACGAGTATGGGCTATTCAGCACTGCGCTGACCGCCCCCTGTGCCTCTAAAGTGAGGTCTTCCAGATTGCTCTCTACGACCCGAGCATTTGCCAGGCGTAGTGGCATGGTAAGGGGAGTACCCAACGTATGCCCTATGAGATCTGCATACCCTAGGCCACGGAATTTTAGATCAGCAAAGGTAGCGCTACGCCCAGTTGGAACTCCGCTCTCATCGACTTCTTCGTAGCTTATGACCCGCTCGCTCGCCTGATCGGGCACCAGGAGCGCTTGTGATGGCTCTTTAGATTTCGAAGTTGCCGGGTTCATTTTGCTCCGTTGCCATCGAGGCATTCTGAAAATGTGTACGACGAAGTATCACCAAAAAATGCTGAGCTCACGCCTGGTCACAAACCAGCTCTGACCAGCTCTCCCCGATCAACAAGCAAGAGGTTTGTGATAAACAATTGCCACATCCTCACACAACGTCTCATCCGCCATCCGGATGGGGGAAACTCTCAGCCGCTCGACAATCACGGTCGCAAACCCTGGGAGCTCCGGCACATCACCATCGCCGAAATGCGGGTGACAGAGAACACCACCAGGATTTAACAACGCCCGCATCTTCGCAGCTCGGGACGCTCGTTGCACCTGCTTACAGTCCGGCCCATCACCTTGATCGCCCTCTTCGATGTGGTAGTCAAAGGGGTCGAAGAAAATGAAGTCGTAATGCCCATCGATGTGACACCGGTTCCAGTCACCGCAGAACGGTTGCACAGAGGGGTGGCGCTGAGAGAAAGCCAGCAGGTTGAATCGCCCCGGGTTTCCTAGACACCTCTTTGCCTTAAACTGAGGCCAATTAGGAGGTGCCATGAGCAACCCGCGTTACCCCGAAGAATTCAAAATACAAGCGGTCAATCAAGTGACCGAAAAGAAGCTGCCTGTCGCTGATGTGGCGGCCCGTCTCGGCGTGTCGACGCACAGCCTCTATGCCTGGATAAAGCGCTACAGCAAACCTCAAGAAGAACGGCAGCAAGACGATGATCAGCACGCTGAATTGCGTCGTCTGCGAGCCGAACTAAAGCGTGTTACTGAAGAGCGAGACATCTTAAAAAAGGCCGCCGCGTACTTTGCCAAGGAGTGCGGTTGAAGTACGCCTTTATCAAGCAGCGAGCCGGCGACTATTCCATTCGACGGCTTTGCCTGACGCTGAAAGTCCATCCCAGCGGCTATTACGCCTGGTTGTCTGAGCCGCAATCTGCGCGCGCTAAAGACGACCAGCGACTGCTGGGTTTGATCAAGCATTCCTGGCTGGAGAGCGGCGGCGTTTATGGCTATCGCAAAATCCATGACGATCTGCGCGAGGTCGGTGAAGTTTGCGGGCGCCATCGTGTGGCAAGGCTGATGCGTCTTGAAGGGCTGCGCTCTCAGACAGGTTATCGACGCCGCCCTGGAAAGTACGGCGGTAAGCCAGCGGTCGCCTCACCCAATTTGCTGAAGCGCCAGTTCGATGTCGTAGAACCCAACAAGGTTTGGGTCACCGACATCACCTACATTCGTACGTATGAAGGCTGGTTGTATTTGGCGGTGGTGCTGGATCTGTTTTCTCGTCAGGTCGTTGGCTGGTCAATGAAGGCGCAGATGACCAGTGATTTGGCTATTGATGCGTTGTTGATGGCGGTTTGGAGGCGTAAACCGAAGCAAGAGGTGATGGTTCATTCCGACCAGGGCAGCCAGTACAGCAGTTCCGATTGGCGCAGCTTTTTGAAGGCAAACAATTTGGTTGCCAGCATGAGTCGTCGAGGCAACTGTCATGACAACGCCGTGGCCGAGAGCTTTTTCCAGCTTCTGAAACGAGAACGGATCAAGCGGAAAATTTACACCAGACGGGAAGATGCTCGTAGCGATGTGTTCGATTACATCGAAATGTTCTACAACTCAAAACGTCGACATGGTTTCAACAATCAGCTGTCACCGGTAGAGTTTGAAAAGCGTCACGCAATGAGCTTGCAAGGTGTCTAGAGAACCCGGGGCGATTCAGGTCTAGGTAGATACTGGTCTCTATCTCAAAGATGTCGTGACGCTCAGGTTTTAAATATCGCTGAATCAACGTAGCGGAGATCCCCAAGCCATAACCAATCTCCAGAACAGTGCGGGAATTGAGGTGTGCCAGCTTGGAAAAAAGCACTTCAAAATACGCTTCTTCGGTACGGGACATGACGACCTGACCGTTCCAGACGAGGACATCGCTGTTTTTTTCGTCAAACTGCAAATCGATCGAGCTCACCGGCACCTCGTCGAGAGTTTTCATCGTTGTAGGAGGCTGAATCTGAGCACCATTTTCCGGCGCGCTCTTCCCGTGCATTCCTAGGGGCACTTCTGGGCATGCAAGCTTGGGGGCCCGGTTAGCCTCTCGATACCAGACCAAGACGAGCTGAGAGTCGCCGACCGCCGAAGCCTCTTTAAATCCGGCATGCTCAGCAGCCTTGCGTGACGCCAGGTTGGACTTGCGCATATGTGCGTAGATGACATCGTATTTGCTGTTCTGACAGCAATATTGGTAAGCCCCGCGGCCAATCTGCCGCCCTTGGCTTGGTCGGTTGAGGAAGACATGGAACGACGCGTGGCGGCCTCGAACCTCGTCCTTGACCAGATTGATGAAGGCGATGCCCGCTCGCTTGCCTTCAACCGAAATGACCCAAGCTTCTCCTCCTGGCCCTCCTCCTCGCTCACGCGTTCCCGGCGTACGCGTGAACTCCAGTTTATCCAGCGGTAAGGGGCCGAGCTTCGACTTTGCTTTCACAGGGGGAGGCTTGGGAGTCGTCCGCGCTGCAGCCTTGGATTTTGGAGGACTCACTGGTCGCGCCACGGCTGCTCTCCCAGTCCAATAAGAAGCCGGTCGCAGCTCTCAGCCCAGAATTCCGCAGGGAAAAATCCGGGGGAAAACGCAACCACGATATCTACGAGTCGCTCAACCAGACCATGTCGGTGTAACGCATCGGTCAGCCCATCGATGCTGTCCAGAATCTGCGGCAGCGCATCATTCAATGGGCCTGGGTTGTCAATGTGATCGCTATCGCCATCGTACCGGTTGCAGAAGTAATCCATGTCCACATGTAGAAGAATGGTTGCGCTAGTCTTCGCCAGGCCTTCAAGCCATGAGTCGAGGTCATGCGTAAATCGGTACCGACCACGCCCAGCTCCTTTGTCATCAGCGATGAGTGAAATAGCAGGACGCAAAGCCGAGGGATCAAGCAAAGTATCAGCCACCGACTCCAGTATGATCTGCGAATCGACCGTTCGAGTGCACTTGGGCCCTTGACAGAGATGCCGCACCTCGGTGTCAGGATGCCTATGAAGAAAAGGTGTGAGGAAACTCCCCATGCCTAGCGCCCCCTAGCACCCCATCTCCTTTTTCATGTTTCTGGAAAGATTCCAGAATTTTACTCTGGATTTTTCCAAGCTAGTATTTACTTGAGCTCCAGCGGCGTTCTGCTCTACGAGAGTCCAGTAACGTCCATCAAGAGCCGACGCTTTTTTGGGGGTAAAAGTAGGGGGAGTCCGTTTCATGGCCAAAAATTACCATCAAATAACTCGAGTCGCTGATAGCCAACGACGCCGGTGGGATCCCCAAGGAGGATGGTAATCTCGCCGGTCGAATCTCAGTGCGTAAGGACGCTGTGTCGGTCAGCTTTTTTTATCGCTGTCGCTGGGGTGAGCAGAACAAATCGAAGCCGTGCCAACTCGCTTTCCAAGTCAGTGATTGGGTTATCTGGCACTCTTGGATGCGGCTCGGAGCGAAGCATTGCTAATACTTCGAGTCCATCACTAACATCACCGTATTTTTGGCATTAGATGTTCCTGCATGTCATACCTGCGAAAAATTCAAAAAACCATCGCACGTTGTTTAATTCGCCAACTGGCAGACCGGCATCCGATGGAGTCGTCCTTGAGCGACCGCATGCACATTGTCGTCCCTAGATGGGATGCCAAGCTGGGTGACTCAATAGTCTCGTCGTTCTTTTTTCGCGAAGCTCGAAAGTTGAATGCCCGAGTAACCGTGTTGACGGTGTCGGAGCTTGCGCCCCTGCATACCGAGGTCTTCGGAGTGGACCGCGTTATCGTCACCGGTGCGAGCCCCGGCGTTGCGCGGCTGCGCCACATTGCGCGTCAACTCGGCCCGGTGGATGTGGTGGTTCATCTGGTCGGCAGAATCCAACCGGCGGAGATTATGTTTCTGCACTGGTTGCAGCCGTCACGGGTGTACTCACTGGATGACGACTTACGCTGCGTCAACCGCAAATTTGGCGCGGCAACGGCAGACAAGAGTTTCCCGGAACGCTACGAGCAAGTGCTGCTGGATCTGGGTGCAAAGGCGGTCGAGAGACAGTACATCGTCCCCCTCCCGCCCCTGTTTCAAGGTGCCGCGGATGCACCGCAGATACTGGTCAACTCCTATGCCAGTCGACCGGACAAAGGCCTGTCCTTCAACACGGCCGTCATGCTGCTGCGCGCCGTGGCCGATGCATACCCCGGAAAGTCAGTGGGGATCCTATGCAGCCCCGTTACCCGGGCGGACGCGCAGCGCCTGGAAACCAGCGTCGGCAGGCCCAATGTCCGCGCCCTCAAAGACCTGAACACGCCCACGGACGCCGCAGGCTATATAATCCATGCACACGCAGTTGTCAGTGTCGACACCGCGATCGTGCACATGGCTGTCGGCCTAGAAACCCGACTGGTTGCCATCTACCCCGCCATGGGGGACGAACACAATCCATGGTTGCCACCCCTATCTACCAAGACAACGGTGGTCTACAGCCCTCAAGACGAACAGCACTACCGCCGTACCGGGCAGAAAAACATGAACGCGTTTTCCATCGAAGATGTGGTCACAGAGCTGGACAGGCTATTGTCGACCGATACAGGAATAGACCCCGTGATCACCCTCCATGCACGCATCGTCGCGGGCCTGGGCGTCGCCACCGGCACCCTCGCCCGCCAACTGCCCCTGATCAGCCAGGCGTTCCCTGAGGTCGGCGAGTGTTACCCCGGGACCATCAACCTGCTGCTGGAACGCCCCCTTGTCGTGACCAGGCCCGATCACCGGACGGCGCCGATTGCCTGGACGCCGAGTGGAAGGATTACCGAAGTGTTCGACCTGGTGCGCATAGAACTGGAGTTAGACCATTCACCACTGCGCGTGCCCGCCTGGCTGTACATCGCGCACGGCTCCCCTCACAGGCAAACCCCGAGCACTCACGAAGTGATTGCCCAGGCCCTGGACCTGGAGGGTATACAAGGCTGCCGCATTCATCTTCGTGCAAACGCAGTGGCGCTGGCGTAGGGCTAGTTATTGCTCACACCACTCGATCAGTCGAGACGTCTCACTCAGCCAGTACTCTGGGGCCTGCTCGATGTGCAGGAATAGCTTGGCCATCAACGAACCTTCTGCGAGAAAGTCTGCAACTGACCCGACACGATGAGCTGTAC from Pseudomonas tolaasii NCPPB 2192 includes the following:
- a CDS encoding glycosyltransferase family 9 protein, which produces MSYLRKIQKTIARCLIRQLADRHPMESSLSDRMHIVVPRWDAKLGDSIVSSFFFREARKLNARVTVLTVSELAPLHTEVFGVDRVIVTGASPGVARLRHIARQLGPVDVVVHLVGRIQPAEIMFLHWLQPSRVYSLDDDLRCVNRKFGAATADKSFPERYEQVLLDLGAKAVERQYIVPLPPLFQGAADAPQILVNSYASRPDKGLSFNTAVMLLRAVADAYPGKSVGILCSPVTRADAQRLETSVGRPNVRALKDLNTPTDAAGYIIHAHAVVSVDTAIVHMAVGLETRLVAIYPAMGDEHNPWLPPLSTKTTVVYSPQDEQHYRRTGQKNMNAFSIEDVVTELDRLLSTDTGIDPVITLHARIVAGLGVATGTLARQLPLISQAFPEVGECYPGTINLLLERPLVVTRPDHRTAPIAWTPSGRITEVFDLVRIELELDHSPLRVPAWLYIAHGSPHRQTPSTHEVIAQALDLEGIQGCRIHLRANAVALA